A section of the Pseudomonas tritici genome encodes:
- the lolD gene encoding lipoprotein-releasing ABC transporter ATP-binding protein LolD codes for MSEKAILSCRNLGKSYEEGPESVVVLSNLQLELHPGERVAIVGSSGSGKSTLLNLLGGLDTPSQGSVWLAGEELSALGEKARGQLRNRSLGFVYQFHHLLPEFTALENVCMPLLIGKTAIPEARQRAKALLERVGLGHRLEHKPAELSGGERQRVAIARALVNNPGLVMLDEPTGNLDSHTAQGIKDLMLELSTQMRTAFLVVTHDMSMARQMDRVLHLQEGHLVAI; via the coding sequence ATGAGTGAAAAAGCAATCCTGAGCTGCCGGAACCTGGGCAAATCCTACGAGGAGGGCCCGGAATCGGTAGTCGTGTTGTCCAACCTGCAACTTGAGCTGCACCCCGGCGAGCGCGTGGCGATCGTCGGCAGTTCGGGTTCCGGTAAAAGTACCTTGTTGAACCTGCTGGGCGGGCTCGATACGCCGTCCCAGGGCAGCGTGTGGCTGGCCGGCGAAGAGTTGTCGGCCCTCGGTGAAAAGGCCCGTGGGCAACTGCGCAACCGTTCGCTCGGTTTTGTGTACCAGTTCCACCACCTGTTGCCGGAATTCACTGCGCTGGAAAACGTGTGCATGCCGCTGCTGATCGGCAAGACCGCGATCCCGGAAGCCCGCCAGCGCGCCAAGGCCTTGCTGGAGCGCGTCGGCCTCGGCCATCGCCTGGAGCACAAACCGGCCGAACTGTCCGGCGGCGAGCGCCAGCGTGTGGCGATTGCCCGTGCCCTGGTGAACAACCCGGGCCTGGTGATGCTCGACGAGCCCACCGGCAACCTCGACTCCCACACTGCCCAAGGCATCAAGGATTTGATGCTGGAACTGAGCACCCAGATGCGCACCGCGTTCCTCGTGGTGACCCATGACATGAGCATGGCCCGGCAGATGGACCGCGTGTTGCACCTGCAGGAAGGTCATCTGGTCGCCATCTGA
- a CDS encoding glycerophosphodiester phosphodiesterase, protein MTLIYGHRGAKGEAPENTLTSFQECLKHGVRRCELDLHLSMDGELMVIHDPTLKRTADRRGKVVEYSAADLVKMDARKGGPGWIQPCPIPRLEELFEKCDFDHWQLEVKSASRTRATTTVLAIREMAVRFGLMDKVTVTSSSREVLKAAVDLTPDLSRGLVAEYAWLDPLKVAQNYGCEYLALNWTLCTPERLEKAQRQGLHVSVWTVNEPALMRRLADFGVDSLITDFPGLATATLGNY, encoded by the coding sequence GTGACCCTGATCTACGGCCATCGCGGTGCCAAAGGCGAAGCACCGGAAAACACCCTGACCAGCTTTCAGGAGTGCCTCAAGCACGGCGTACGCCGTTGCGAACTGGACTTGCACCTGTCCATGGACGGCGAGTTGATGGTCATCCACGACCCGACCCTCAAACGCACCGCCGACCGGCGTGGCAAGGTCGTCGAGTATTCGGCGGCGGACCTGGTGAAGATGGATGCGCGCAAAGGCGGCCCGGGCTGGATTCAGCCGTGCCCGATCCCGCGCCTGGAGGAGCTGTTCGAAAAGTGCGACTTCGATCACTGGCAACTGGAAGTCAAAAGCGCCTCACGCACCCGCGCCACCACCACGGTACTGGCGATCCGCGAGATGGCCGTGCGCTTTGGCCTGATGGACAAAGTCACCGTCACTTCAAGTTCACGGGAAGTGTTGAAAGCAGCGGTTGACCTCACCCCCGACCTGTCACGCGGCCTGGTGGCCGAGTACGCGTGGCTCGACCCGCTGAAGGTCGCGCAAAACTACGGCTGTGAGTATCTGGCGTTGAACTGGACGTTGTGCACCCCTGAGCGTCTGGAAAAAGCCCAGCGCCAGGGTTTGCACGTGTCCGTGTGGACAGTCAACGAACCTGCGCTAATGCGCAGGCTCGCCGACTTCGGCGTAGATAGCCTGATTACAGACTTTCCCGGTTTGGCCACTGCCACCCTCGGGAATTACTGA
- a CDS encoding glyceraldehyde-3-phosphate dehydrogenase, with the protein MWKVTVTQKPDQCLGEWIDREALAEAMIPLIGQLYRNNNVVSSIYGRSLINQSVIAILKAHRFARHRSADDSELSVHETFPLLKAMSELKLGAASVDLGKLAYKFRKEGAGRTAEQFVREEMADVVGQQNAAARKGTDVVLYGFGRIGRLLARILIEKTGGGDGLRLRAIVVRKGAENDLTKRASLLRRDSVHGSFNGTITIDEENNTITANGNLIQVIYAKNPSEVDYTQYGIKDALLVDNTGVWRDAEGLGQHLACPGIDRVVLTAPGKGKLKNIVHGINHAEITADDKIVSAASCTTNAIVPVLKAVNDKFGIVNGHVETVHSYTNDQNLIDNFHKGDRRGRSAALNMVITETGAATAAAKALPELAGKLTGNAIRVPTPNVSMAILNLNLEKAATREEMNEYLRYMALHSDLHKQIDYVNSQEVVSTDFVGSRHAGVVDAEATITQDNRVVLYVWYDNEFGYSCQVVRVMEDMAGVNPPAFPR; encoded by the coding sequence ATGTGGAAGGTTACCGTGACTCAGAAGCCCGACCAGTGTCTTGGTGAATGGATCGACCGTGAAGCACTCGCAGAAGCGATGATCCCGCTAATCGGTCAGCTGTACCGCAATAACAATGTGGTGAGCTCGATCTATGGCCGCAGCCTGATCAACCAGTCTGTCATCGCGATTCTCAAAGCCCACCGCTTTGCGCGTCACCGTTCCGCCGACGACAGCGAACTCTCCGTCCACGAAACATTCCCACTGCTCAAGGCCATGAGCGAGCTCAAGCTCGGCGCGGCTTCGGTAGACCTGGGCAAGCTGGCCTATAAATTCCGCAAAGAAGGCGCTGGCCGTACCGCCGAGCAGTTCGTGCGTGAAGAAATGGCCGATGTGGTTGGCCAGCAGAACGCCGCCGCCCGCAAAGGCACCGACGTTGTGCTGTACGGCTTCGGTCGTATCGGCCGCCTGCTGGCGCGCATCCTGATCGAAAAAACCGGTGGTGGCGACGGCCTGCGCCTGCGTGCCATCGTGGTGCGCAAAGGCGCCGAGAACGACCTGACCAAACGCGCCAGCCTGCTGCGCCGCGACTCGGTACACGGTTCGTTCAACGGCACCATCACCATCGACGAAGAAAACAACACGATCACCGCCAACGGTAACCTGATCCAGGTGATCTACGCGAAAAACCCGTCCGAGGTGGATTACACCCAGTACGGCATCAAGGACGCCCTGCTGGTGGACAACACCGGCGTATGGCGTGACGCCGAAGGCCTGGGCCAGCACCTGGCCTGCCCAGGTATCGACCGCGTTGTCCTGACTGCGCCTGGCAAGGGCAAGCTGAAGAACATCGTTCACGGCATCAACCACGCTGAAATCACGGCTGACGACAAGATCGTGTCCGCCGCTTCCTGCACCACCAACGCCATCGTGCCGGTGCTGAAGGCGGTGAATGACAAGTTCGGTATCGTCAATGGCCACGTTGAGACGGTTCACTCGTACACCAACGACCAGAACCTGATCGACAACTTCCACAAGGGCGATCGCCGTGGGCGTAGCGCCGCGTTGAACATGGTGATCACCGAGACCGGTGCTGCCACTGCTGCTGCCAAGGCCCTGCCTGAGCTGGCCGGCAAGCTGACCGGTAACGCGATCCGCGTGCCGACGCCTAACGTGTCGATGGCGATTCTCAACCTGAACCTTGAGAAGGCCGCTACCCGTGAAGAGATGAACGAGTACCTGCGCTACATGGCGCTGCACTCCGATCTGCATAAGCAAATCGACTACGTCAACTCGCAGGAAGTGGTCTCCACTGACTTCGTTGGCTCGCGCCACGCCGGTGTGGTGGATGCTGAGGCGACCATTACCCAGGACAACCGCGTTGTACTGTACGTCTGGTACGACAACGAGTTCGGTTACAGCTGCCAGGTGGTTCGCGTGATGGAAGACATGGCTGGGGTCAACCCGCCTGCGTTTCCGCGCTAA
- the sthA gene encoding Si-specific NAD(P)(+) transhydrogenase: protein MAVYNYDVVVLGSGPAGEGAAMNAAKAGRKVAMVDSRRQVGGNCTHLGTIPSKALRHSVRQIMQFNTNPMFRAIGEPRWFSFPDVLKSAEKVISKQVASRTGYYARNRVDLFFGTGSFADEQTVEVVCPNGVVEKLVAKHIIIATGSRPYRPADIDFHHPRIYDSDTILSLGHTPRKLIIYGAGVIGCEYASIFSGLGVLVELVDNRDQLLSFLDSEISQALSYHFSNNNITVRHNEEYERVEGLDNGVILHLKSGKKIKADALLWCNGRTGNTDKLGMENIGVKVNSRGQIEVDENYRTCVTNIYGAGDVIGWPSLASAAHDQGRSAAGSIVDNGSWRYVNDVPTGIYTIPEISSIGKNEHELTKAKVPYEVGKAFFKSMARAQIAGEPQGMLKILFHRETLEVLGVHCFGYQASEIVHIGQAIMNQPGELNTLKYFVNTTFNYPTMAEAYRVAAYDGLNRLF from the coding sequence ATGGCTGTCTACAACTACGACGTGGTGGTACTGGGTTCCGGCCCAGCTGGAGAAGGTGCGGCGATGAACGCCGCGAAGGCAGGGCGCAAGGTGGCGATGGTCGATAGCCGTCGCCAGGTCGGCGGTAACTGCACCCACCTGGGCACCATCCCGTCCAAGGCCTTGCGTCACTCGGTGCGCCAGATCATGCAGTTCAACACCAACCCGATGTTCCGGGCCATTGGTGAGCCGCGTTGGTTCTCGTTTCCGGACGTGCTGAAAAGCGCCGAGAAAGTCATCTCCAAGCAGGTTGCTTCGCGTACGGGCTACTACGCCCGTAACCGTGTCGACCTGTTCTTCGGCACCGGCAGCTTCGCCGACGAGCAAACCGTCGAAGTGGTCTGCCCCAACGGCGTGGTCGAGAAACTGGTGGCCAAGCACATCATCATCGCCACCGGTTCACGCCCGTATCGTCCGGCGGATATCGATTTCCACCACCCGCGTATCTACGATAGCGACACCATCCTGAGCCTGGGTCACACCCCGCGCAAACTGATCATCTACGGCGCCGGCGTGATCGGCTGTGAATACGCCTCGATCTTCAGCGGCCTGGGTGTGCTGGTGGAACTGGTCGACAACCGCGACCAGTTGCTGAGCTTCCTCGACTCGGAAATTTCCCAGGCGTTGAGCTACCACTTCAGCAACAACAACATCACCGTGCGCCATAACGAAGAGTATGAGCGGGTCGAAGGCCTGGATAACGGTGTGATCCTGCACCTCAAATCCGGCAAAAAGATCAAGGCTGACGCTTTGCTGTGGTGCAACGGCCGTACCGGCAACACCGACAAGCTCGGCATGGAAAACATCGGGGTCAAGGTTAACAGCCGTGGCCAGATCGAAGTGGACGAGAACTACCGCACCTGCGTGACCAATATCTACGGCGCCGGTGACGTGATCGGCTGGCCGAGCCTGGCCAGTGCGGCGCATGACCAGGGCCGTTCGGCGGCGGGCAGCATCGTCGACAATGGCAGCTGGCGCTACGTGAATGACGTGCCGACCGGGATCTACACGATTCCCGAGATCAGCTCGATCGGCAAGAACGAGCACGAACTGACCAAGGCCAAGGTGCCTTATGAAGTGGGCAAGGCGTTCTTCAAGAGCATGGCGCGTGCGCAGATCGCCGGTGAGCCGCAAGGCATGCTGAAGATCCTGTTCCACCGTGAAACCCTGGAAGTGCTCGGCGTGCATTGCTTCGGCTACCAGGCGTCGGAGATCGTGCACATCGGCCAGGCGATCATGAACCAGCCGGGTGAACTCAATACCCTCAAGTATTTCGTCAACACCACGTTCAACTACCCGACCATGGCCGAAGCCTATCGGGTAGCTGCTTACGACGGGCTCAACCGGCTTTTTTGA
- a CDS encoding PilZ domain-containing protein, which yields MSTLDEEERREYYRIDDMIALQIKSLSAPEAASKEVLLDDSPLFNLLSELHLSEFEAQHLLRQLSEKDRTLAAFLRVQNKRVDLLSQIMARGLLDEVGAPQPVIISEGGIDFQHPTPLATDAHLAVKLVLMPQALGLLLRARVTHCDPKGDGFDVGTEFESMTDAQRQLLARYILQKQAQERRLAREQSDDI from the coding sequence ATGTCGACATTAGATGAAGAAGAGCGCCGCGAATACTACCGTATCGACGACATGATCGCACTCCAAATCAAAAGCCTGTCTGCCCCCGAAGCGGCGAGCAAGGAAGTGTTGCTGGATGATTCGCCGCTGTTCAACCTGCTCAGCGAGTTGCACCTGAGTGAATTCGAAGCCCAGCACCTGTTGCGTCAGCTCAGCGAGAAGGATCGCACCCTCGCCGCCTTCCTCCGCGTGCAGAACAAACGCGTGGACCTGCTCAGCCAGATCATGGCGCGCGGCCTGCTGGATGAGGTCGGCGCACCGCAACCGGTGATCATTTCCGAAGGCGGTATCGACTTCCAACACCCCACTCCCCTGGCGACTGACGCACACCTCGCGGTCAAACTGGTGCTGATGCCCCAGGCGCTCGGCTTGCTGCTGCGCGCGCGGGTCACCCATTGCGATCCCAAAGGCGATGGCTTTGACGTCGGCACGGAATTCGAATCCATGACCGATGCCCAACGCCAACTGCTGGCGCGCTACATCCTGCAGAAACAGGCCCAGGAACGGCGCCTGGCGCGGGAACAAAGCGACGACATCTGA
- a CDS encoding lipoprotein-releasing ABC transporter permease subunit: protein MFRPLSIFIGTRYTRAKRRNRFVSFISMTSMIGLALGVLAMIVVLSVMNGFQREMSSRILGMVPHATIVGVNPIDDWQPVAAAAMKNPEVTAAVPFTQMDGMFSYKGAMQPIEISGVDPAQEGKVSIVAQHIVRGKLDDLKPGEFGVVVGEITARRFRLNVGDKLTLIVPEISTAPGGITPRMQRLNVVGIFKVGAELDGSMALIHMADAAEIQHWQPNQVQSVRLAVKDLYAAPKVSADIAASLGAGYKPDDWTHTQGSLFSAMKMEKTMIGLLLLMIVAVAAFNIIATLIMVVNDKGADIAILRTIGATPRQIMAIFMVQGTVIGIVGTLIGGVLGVIAALNVSELVGWVERVTGQHIFSSDVYFVSNLPSELQGGDVLLICTAGFVLSFLATLYPAYRAAKIEPAHALRYS from the coding sequence ATGTTCAGACCGTTATCGATTTTCATCGGCACGCGCTATACCCGCGCCAAGCGCCGCAACCGTTTTGTCTCGTTTATCTCGATGACCTCGATGATCGGCCTCGCCCTGGGCGTATTGGCGATGATCGTGGTGCTGTCGGTGATGAACGGCTTCCAGCGCGAAATGAGCTCGCGCATCCTCGGCATGGTGCCTCACGCCACCATCGTCGGTGTGAACCCGATTGACGATTGGCAGCCAGTGGCCGCCGCCGCGATGAAGAATCCGGAAGTGACTGCTGCAGTACCCTTCACGCAGATGGACGGCATGTTCTCCTACAAGGGCGCGATGCAGCCGATCGAGATCAGCGGCGTCGACCCGGCCCAGGAAGGCAAGGTGTCGATCGTGGCCCAGCACATTGTGCGCGGCAAACTGGATGACCTGAAGCCCGGTGAGTTCGGCGTGGTAGTCGGCGAAATCACCGCCCGGCGCTTTCGCTTGAATGTGGGCGACAAGCTGACCCTGATCGTGCCGGAAATCAGCACCGCACCGGGTGGCATCACCCCGCGTATGCAGCGCTTGAACGTTGTGGGCATCTTCAAGGTCGGCGCCGAGCTGGATGGTTCGATGGCCTTGATCCACATGGCCGACGCCGCGGAAATTCAACATTGGCAGCCGAACCAGGTACAGAGCGTGCGCCTGGCGGTGAAAGACCTGTATGCGGCGCCAAAAGTCTCGGCGGATATCGCCGCCAGCCTGGGCGCGGGCTATAAGCCTGATGACTGGACGCACACCCAAGGCAGCCTGTTCAGCGCAATGAAAATGGAAAAGACCATGATCGGCCTGCTGTTGCTGATGATCGTCGCCGTGGCGGCGTTCAACATCATTGCGACCTTGATCATGGTGGTGAACGACAAAGGCGCGGACATTGCGATCCTGCGCACCATCGGCGCCACGCCACGGCAGATCATGGCGATCTTCATGGTGCAGGGCACGGTGATCGGTATCGTCGGCACCTTGATCGGTGGTGTGCTGGGCGTGATTGCGGCGCTGAACGTGAGTGAGCTGGTGGGCTGGGTCGAGCGGGTGACCGGGCAGCATATCTTCAGTTCGGATGTGTACTTTGTCAGCAACTTGCCTTCGGAGCTGCAAGGTGGGGATGTGCTGCTGATTTGCACGGCGGGGTTTGTGTTGAGCTTTTTGGCGACGCTGTATCCGGCGTATCGGGCGGCGAAGATTGAGCCGGCGCATGCGCTGAGGTATTCCTAA
- a CDS encoding chalcone isomerase family protein yields the protein MRHIVFCLLLMLSITAHANEADRLKQANFPTQSQELTLKNQAVLTYLWADVYAAALYTPSDVSAKQAWEQKKALRLTLYYFRDIDRNDVIKAANTTLERQQASASLKPELEKLHARFRNIQAGDRYALDYRPGRGLNLEINGQVVFNSRDDALARAYLGIWLAPEGLSEELRSKLLN from the coding sequence ATGCGGCATATAGTTTTCTGTTTATTACTGATGCTGTCGATCACAGCACACGCCAATGAGGCGGATCGGCTAAAGCAGGCCAACTTCCCGACACAGTCACAGGAACTGACCCTGAAAAACCAGGCTGTGCTCACCTACCTCTGGGCGGACGTGTACGCGGCCGCGCTGTATACCCCTTCGGACGTGAGCGCCAAACAGGCCTGGGAGCAGAAAAAGGCGCTGCGCCTGACCCTGTATTACTTTCGCGACATCGACCGTAATGATGTGATCAAGGCGGCCAATACGACCCTGGAACGCCAGCAAGCCAGCGCGAGCTTGAAGCCCGAGCTGGAAAAACTGCATGCCCGCTTTCGTAACATTCAAGCCGGTGATCGATATGCCCTGGATTATCGACCAGGGCGTGGCTTGAACCTCGAGATCAATGGGCAAGTGGTGTTCAACAGTCGCGATGACGCGCTGGCGAGGGCCTACCTCGGGATCTGGTTGGCGCCCGAGGGGTTGTCCGAGGAGTTGCGCAGCAAATTGCTGAATTGA
- a CDS encoding lipoprotein-releasing ABC transporter permease subunit, translated as MFRPLFVFIGTRYTRAKRRNHFVSFISLTSMIGLALGVVVMIVVLSVMNGFDHEMRTRVLGMVPHATIEGDAPISDWQSLADKVKQNPKVLAVAPFTQMQGLLTNDGKVQKILLNAIDPTQERNVSIIDKFMLQGKLDDLAPGSFGIVIGDKAAAKLGVGLGDKLTFVAPEVTVTPAGMFPRMKRFTVVGTFHVGAGEIDGYLGLTNLTDLARLHRWQPDQVQGLRLKFNDLFDAPRGAWEIAQHLGESQYYARDWTRTHGNLYQAIRMEKAMIGLLLLLIVAVAAFNIISTLVMVVNDKKGDIAILRTLGATPGQIMAIFMVQGTVIGVVGTLIGTAVGILAALNVSAAIAALENVLGHKFLNADVYFIDYLPSQVQTQDVLMVGGAALVLSFLATLYPAWRAARTQPAQALRYE; from the coding sequence ATGTTCAGACCTCTCTTCGTATTTATCGGCACGCGTTATACCCGTGCAAAGCGTCGCAATCATTTTGTGTCGTTCATTTCCCTAACCTCGATGATCGGGCTCGCCTTGGGCGTGGTCGTGATGATCGTGGTGCTTTCGGTGATGAACGGCTTCGATCATGAGATGCGCACCCGCGTGCTGGGCATGGTGCCCCACGCGACCATTGAGGGCGATGCGCCCATCAGTGACTGGCAAAGCCTGGCCGACAAGGTCAAGCAGAACCCCAAGGTACTGGCCGTTGCGCCGTTTACCCAGATGCAGGGGTTGCTGACCAACGACGGCAAGGTGCAGAAGATCCTGCTCAATGCCATCGATCCGACCCAGGAACGCAACGTCTCGATCATCGACAAGTTCATGCTGCAGGGCAAACTCGATGACTTGGCGCCGGGCAGCTTTGGCATCGTGATCGGCGACAAGGCAGCGGCCAAGCTCGGCGTGGGCCTCGGCGACAAGCTGACCTTCGTCGCGCCGGAAGTCACCGTGACCCCGGCCGGCATGTTTCCGCGCATGAAGCGCTTTACCGTGGTGGGCACCTTCCACGTGGGTGCCGGCGAGATCGACGGCTACCTCGGCCTGACCAACCTCACCGACCTGGCTCGCCTGCATCGCTGGCAGCCGGACCAGGTGCAGGGCTTGCGCCTGAAGTTCAACGACCTGTTCGACGCGCCGCGCGGTGCCTGGGAAATCGCCCAGCATTTGGGTGAGAGCCAATACTACGCCCGCGACTGGACCCGTACCCACGGCAACCTGTACCAGGCCATCCGCATGGAAAAAGCCATGATCGGCCTGCTGTTGCTGCTGATCGTCGCCGTGGCGGCCTTCAATATCATCTCCACGCTGGTGATGGTGGTGAATGACAAGAAGGGCGATATCGCCATCCTGCGCACGCTTGGCGCCACGCCGGGGCAGATCATGGCGATCTTCATGGTGCAAGGCACGGTGATTGGCGTGGTCGGCACCTTGATCGGCACCGCCGTCGGGATTCTGGCTGCGTTGAATGTGAGCGCTGCCATTGCCGCACTGGAAAACGTGCTCGGCCACAAGTTTCTCAACGCTGACGTCTACTTCATCGACTACTTGCCGTCCCAGGTGCAGACCCAGGACGTGTTGATGGTGGGCGGCGCTGCGTTGGTCCTGAGTTTCCTTGCCACCCTGTATCCAGCCTGGCGCGCGGCACGTACCCAGCCAGCACAGGCCTTACGTTATGAGTGA